CGCTGGACAAGATCCTGCACACCCGCGACGGCACCCGGACGGTGGACCTGGGCGCCATCGGCGACCACGACGACCGGGCCTGGGTCCTGGTGGCGGTCGCCGTCCTGATCCTGTTCACCGCGGCCCTCGCCGCCGCGGTACGCGCGCCCGCCCGGCTCCCCGCCTGGCGGCACGCCCTGCAACTCGCTCTGGCCCTCGCCGTGACCCTGTTCGTGGTCGGCCTGCTCACCCGGGTCTCCTCGCACCAGGGCCTCTCACTGGTCGGCGTGGGCGGACTCGAAGGCCTCGGCGGACTGGGCGGCGAGGTCCAACTCGATCCGCATGTCGGCCGGTTGGTCGGTGCGGGGGCGCTGTGGGGGCTGGTCATGGGCTTCTTCGGCAGCTTGCTCGCGCGACGGCTGCGGCATCCGGGGGAGGCCGGGGAGGGTGGGGAAGCCAGGGAGGGTGAGGGCGGCGGGGAGGGCGGGGACAGCGGGGGTGCGAAGGGTCGAGGGGCGGGGCCCCGTCAGTAGACGACGGCGGTGGCGGCGGCGAGTGTCGCCGCGGCGAGGCTGCCCCAGAGGGCGGTCGCGCCGTACGGGGCGAGGGTGGTGATGACCACCGGGGAGACGGCCAGGCCCAGGCCCGTGGAGAGTTCGAAGCGGGCGAGGACGCGTCCCAGGGCATGGGCCGGGGCGAGGGTGGTGACGAGCGCGGTGGCGGTGCCCGCGTAGACGATCTCACCGAGGGTGCAGACCACGGCCACCGCGGCGACGGCCGGTGCGCCCCAGCCGTCGCCCAGCGAGACGGCCGCGAGGAAGCCGAGGTAGGACACGGCCAGTACGACACCGGCGGCCGCGAGGACGTTCCGGCGAGGGAAGCGGGACAGCGCGACGGTGACCGGGACCTGGAGGGTGACCACGAGCACCGTGTTGGTCACGAAGATCGCGGCCGACCACACGGGGGACGCGTGCAGTTGGGTCACCAGGATGAGCGGGAGCGCGATCTCGGGGACGTTGAGGCAGAAGGCGTAGATGACGTTGGCGGTCAGCAGGGCGCGCATTCGGGGGGCGGGTTCGGCCCCGCCGCCGTCGCCGACCCCGCCCTTGCCGCCGTCGCCGCTCTTGCTGCCGTTGTCGCTGTGGTGGCCCTCGGCTTCGTTCCTGGTGAGGGTGGCGGGGTCCGCGTACAGGCGGACCGTCCAGGCCAGGACCGCCGCGACGAGATAGGCGAGTCCGGTGGCGACGGCGAGGGCTCGCAGGGCGGTGGCGCCGCCCGCGAGGCAGACGGTGGCGATGAGCGCGCCCGCGCCGAGGCCCGCGTTGCGCAGGGCACGGCCCGCCGCGAGGGCGGCGTCGCGTTCCCGGCCGTGGGCGACCGTGGCCACCACGGCGGCGTGGGCGGCGGGCCATGCCTGGTTGCCGATACCGAGGAAGAGCGCCGCCGTCGCGAACAGCCAGAGGTGTCCGGCCGGGGCGGCAAGGAGCAGTGCCACACCAAGGACC
This is a stretch of genomic DNA from Streptomyces sp. NA04227. It encodes these proteins:
- a CDS encoding MFS transporter, which encodes MATPPSADSSATSTATATRTSTATRKPKIRPTALIRASGGPRYAVALAVDALGTGLLRPFLLLYGVMVLRLSAPVTGTAMTVAVVAGLVCMPAVGRWLDRGARSTVVAASMLVRVLGVALLLAAPAGHLWLFATAALFLGIGNQAWPAAHAAVVATVAHGRERDAALAAGRALRNAGLGAGALIATVCLAGGATALRALAVATGLAYLVAAVLAWTVRLYADPATLTRNEAEGHHSDNGSKSGDGGKGGVGDGGGAEPAPRMRALLTANVIYAFCLNVPEIALPLILVTQLHASPVWSAAIFVTNTVLVVTLQVPVTVALSRFPRRNVLAAAGVVLAVSYLGFLAAVSLGDGWGAPAVAAVAVVCTLGEIVYAGTATALVTTLAPAHALGRVLARFELSTGLGLAVSPVVITTLAPYGATALWGSLAAATLAAATAVVY